A portion of the Deinococcus apachensis DSM 19763 genome contains these proteins:
- a CDS encoding nucleoside hydrolase, whose product MNVILDGDPGHDDAVNFLLALASPELRVLGLTTVFGNVGLNRTTRNALIVRELAGANVPVHRGAGRPLVVPPISAELVHGESGLDGPHLPTPSRGLEDEHAVHFLIRAVREHPGDVTLVPTGPLTNVALALRLAPDIAPLIRRVVWMGGSTDTGNWTPAAEFNALADPHAAHIVFTSGVPLTMIGLNASHQAIAHPARVAAFRALGTEVGEFVAVLLEFFAEHHRVRYGWEGGALHDPLTVAWLLRPELFRTPPMHVEIDLTEGPSRGRTVADVWGVTGKAPNAEVMTDVDADGFFALLVERVGKY is encoded by the coding sequence ATGAACGTCATCCTTGACGGCGACCCCGGCCACGACGACGCCGTGAACTTTCTGCTTGCCTTGGCAAGCCCGGAACTGCGAGTGCTGGGCCTGACCACCGTGTTCGGCAACGTGGGACTCAACCGCACCACCCGTAACGCGCTGATCGTGCGCGAACTCGCCGGGGCGAACGTGCCGGTCCATCGGGGCGCGGGCCGCCCGCTTGTCGTGCCGCCCATCAGCGCTGAACTCGTGCATGGGGAGAGCGGGCTCGACGGCCCGCACCTGCCCACGCCGAGCCGTGGTCTGGAGGACGAACATGCCGTCCACTTCCTGATCCGGGCCGTGCGCGAGCATCCGGGCGACGTGACGCTGGTGCCCACCGGCCCGCTCACCAATGTCGCCCTGGCCCTGCGCCTCGCCCCCGATATCGCGCCGCTGATCCGGCGGGTCGTCTGGATGGGAGGCTCCACCGACACCGGCAACTGGACGCCCGCTGCCGAGTTCAACGCCCTGGCCGACCCCCACGCCGCCCACATCGTCTTCACCTCCGGCGTGCCCCTCACCATGATCGGCCTGAACGCCTCGCATCAGGCCATCGCACACCCGGCCCGTGTGGCGGCCTTTCGCGCCCTGGGCACCGAGGTCGGCGAGTTCGTAGCCGTGCTGCTGGAGTTCTTCGCCGAGCACCACCGCGTGCGCTACGGCTGGGAGGGTGGAGCCCTGCACGACCCCCTCACCGTGGCCTGGCTGCTGCGCCCCGAACTCTTCAGGACACCCCCCATGCACGTGGAGATCGACCTGACGGAAGGCCCCAGCCGGGGGCGCACTGTCGCGGACGTGTGGGGCGTGACCGGCAAGGCCCCCAACGCCGAGGTGATGACCGATGTGGACGCGGACGGCTTTTTCGCGCTGCTGGTGGAGCGGGTGGGGAAATACTAG
- a CDS encoding acyl-CoA dehydrogenase family protein, translated as MTSTLDRPVSPNVSPMNDDQRAIVGALKSFLKNRVEPGAAERDQTGEFPFEIVRELGEMGIMGAQTPEEYGGAGLDTATFAMIIEEVAAVDGSLCLTVASHNSLCQGHILVGGTEEQKRKFLPDLASARKLGAWGLTEPGSGSDSGGLQTRAVEQPNGSWILNGSKNFITQGSVGGTYVILARTDPPRPGKGKNDGISAFVFNRDEVTGFSIGRKEDKLGLRSSDTAQLIFEDIHLPADALLGERGNAFKDVMRVLDGGRVGIAAMGLGLGRAAFEYASKYTLEREQFGKPIAHNQDIAFRLADLDTQLEAARLLIRKAADLKDAGQNFTVAVARAKLFATTAGVHACDEAIQMLGGYGYIKEYPVERFWRDNRLTRIGEGTDEVQRLVISRDVMKRFAE; from the coding sequence ATGACCAGCACCCTTGACCGTCCCGTCAGCCCCAACGTCTCTCCCATGAACGACGACCAGCGCGCGATCGTCGGCGCCCTCAAGAGCTTCCTGAAGAACCGGGTGGAGCCGGGGGCTGCCGAGCGTGACCAGACGGGCGAATTTCCCTTCGAGATCGTCCGCGAACTCGGCGAGATGGGCATTATGGGCGCCCAGACGCCCGAGGAGTACGGCGGGGCGGGGCTCGACACCGCCACCTTTGCCATGATCATCGAGGAGGTTGCGGCGGTGGACGGCTCGCTGTGCCTCACCGTCGCCTCGCACAACTCGCTGTGCCAGGGGCACATCCTGGTCGGCGGCACGGAGGAGCAGAAGCGTAAGTTCCTCCCCGACCTGGCCTCCGCCAGGAAGCTGGGGGCGTGGGGCCTGACCGAGCCGGGCAGCGGCTCCGACAGCGGCGGCCTTCAGACGCGGGCGGTGGAGCAGCCGAACGGGTCGTGGATTCTCAACGGCTCCAAGAACTTCATCACCCAGGGCAGTGTGGGCGGCACCTACGTCATCCTCGCGCGCACCGATCCGCCCCGCCCCGGCAAGGGCAAGAACGACGGCATCAGCGCCTTCGTCTTCAACCGCGACGAGGTGACGGGTTTCTCCATCGGCCGCAAGGAGGACAAGCTGGGCCTGCGGAGCAGCGACACGGCGCAGCTCATCTTCGAGGACATCCACCTCCCCGCCGACGCGCTGCTGGGCGAGCGTGGCAACGCCTTCAAGGACGTGATGCGGGTGCTGGACGGTGGCCGTGTCGGAATCGCGGCGATGGGATTGGGGCTGGGCCGTGCCGCTTTCGAGTACGCCTCGAAGTACACCCTGGAGCGCGAGCAGTTCGGCAAGCCCATCGCCCACAACCAGGACATCGCCTTCCGCCTGGCCGACCTGGACACCCAGCTTGAGGCCGCCCGCCTGCTGATCCGCAAGGCCGCCGACCTCAAGGACGCGGGGCAGAACTTCACCGTGGCCGTCGCCCGCGCCAAGTTGTTCGCCACGACGGCCGGAGTCCACGCCTGTGACGAGGCGATCCAGATGCTCGGCGGCTACGGCTACATCAAGGAATACCCCGTTGAGCGCTTCTGGCGCGACAACCGCCTGACCCGCATCGGGGAAGGAACGGACGAGGTGCAGCGCCTGGTCATCAGCCGCGACGTGATGAAGCGGTTCGCGGAGTAA
- a CDS encoding acyl-CoA carboxylase subunit beta, with translation MTQPDTRAPAPSNGKVPPQDAWADALARLAADQARVRAGGGPKAQQRQHEKQRLTARERVGRLIDPSSVFDELMTFAGYGMYEDVGGCPSGGTVTGVGTIAGRPWMIIANDATVKAGAFFPITAKKVIRAQTIALENRLPVVYLVDSAGVYLPMQDEIFPDQDDFGRVFYLNARMSAKGIPQIAAIMGNCVAGGAYLPVMCDTLIMTEGSGLYLAGPALVKAAIGQVVDSEELGGAAMHAGIAGTVDYREPDDEAALRRIRALADLYAPGEVAPWARRRAEVREPESRDLTELVGFDGAKTYDVRDLITALTDGGEFHEFKAEYGETLVCGFGRVGGYPVGFVANQRTVIKKKLKSGGEPGLRTRIEVGGVIYGDSADKAARFILDANQAGVPLVFLSDVTGFMVGRDSEQEGIIRRGAKLVNAVSNSVVPKITIITGGSFGAGNYAMNGKAYAPRFLFAWPSAKYAVMSGNAAAKTLLDIQVAALKRQGHPPDDEELARLYEEVKAKYDTELDPRYAAARLWVDEIIPPNDTRDRLIRALEACAQNPEQEEFRVGVFQV, from the coding sequence ATGACCCAGCCTGACACCCGCGCCCCGGCGCCCTCCAATGGCAAGGTCCCTCCCCAGGATGCCTGGGCGGACGCCCTCGCGCGCCTCGCCGCCGATCAGGCCCGTGTGCGGGCGGGTGGAGGCCCCAAGGCCCAGCAGCGCCAGCACGAGAAACAACGCCTGACGGCCCGTGAGCGCGTTGGCCGCCTGATCGACCCCAGCAGCGTGTTCGACGAGCTGATGACCTTCGCCGGGTACGGCATGTACGAGGACGTGGGCGGCTGCCCCAGCGGCGGCACGGTCACCGGTGTCGGCACCATCGCGGGCCGCCCGTGGATGATCATCGCCAACGACGCGACGGTGAAGGCGGGGGCGTTCTTCCCGATCACGGCCAAGAAGGTGATCCGGGCGCAGACCATCGCGCTCGAAAATCGGCTGCCCGTGGTGTACCTGGTGGACTCGGCGGGCGTGTACCTGCCCATGCAGGACGAGATTTTCCCGGACCAGGATGACTTCGGGCGGGTGTTCTACCTCAACGCCCGGATGAGCGCGAAGGGGATTCCGCAGATTGCCGCGATCATGGGGAACTGCGTGGCGGGCGGCGCCTATCTCCCCGTCATGTGCGACACGCTGATCATGACCGAGGGCTCGGGCCTGTACCTCGCGGGTCCCGCCCTCGTGAAGGCCGCCATCGGGCAGGTTGTGGACTCGGAGGAGTTGGGCGGCGCGGCCATGCACGCCGGGATTGCCGGAACGGTGGACTACCGCGAGCCCGACGACGAGGCGGCGCTGCGGCGGATTCGCGCGCTCGCGGACCTCTACGCACCGGGAGAGGTGGCGCCCTGGGCCAGACGCCGGGCGGAGGTGCGCGAGCCGGAGAGCCGCGACCTCACCGAACTCGTCGGCTTTGACGGCGCCAAGACGTACGACGTGCGCGACCTCATCACCGCCCTGACCGACGGCGGCGAGTTCCACGAGTTCAAGGCCGAGTACGGCGAGACGCTGGTGTGTGGCTTCGGGCGGGTGGGCGGTTACCCGGTGGGCTTCGTGGCGAACCAGCGGACGGTCATCAAGAAGAAGCTCAAGAGTGGCGGCGAGCCCGGCCTGCGCACCCGCATCGAGGTCGGCGGCGTGATCTACGGCGACTCCGCCGACAAGGCCGCCCGCTTCATCCTCGACGCCAATCAAGCGGGCGTGCCGCTGGTGTTCCTGAGTGACGTGACCGGCTTTATGGTGGGCCGCGACTCCGAGCAGGAGGGCATCATCCGCCGGGGCGCGAAGCTGGTGAATGCCGTGTCGAACTCCGTTGTCCCGAAAATCACCATCATCACGGGTGGGTCGTTCGGCGCGGGCAACTACGCCATGAACGGCAAGGCGTACGCGCCGCGCTTCCTCTTCGCCTGGCCCAGCGCCAAGTACGCCGTCATGAGCGGCAACGCGGCGGCCAAGACGCTGCTCGATATCCAGGTTGCGGCCCTCAAGCGGCAGGGCCACCCCCCCGACGACGAGGAACTTGCCCGCCTGTACGAGGAGGTCAAGGCCAAGTACGACACCGAACTCGACCCCCGCTACGCCGCCGCCCGCCTTTGGGTGGACGAGATCATTCCCCCGAATGACACCCGTGACCGCCTGATTCGCGCCCTGGAAGCCTGCGCGCAGAACCCCGAGCAGGAGGAGTTCCGCGTGGGCGTGTTCCAGGTGTAG
- a CDS encoding cytochrome P450, translated as MTQSSGWPDGPRGHPLLGHLSELRRDALGFLRHTRAAYGDVFPIRFGPREVLAVAEPGAAREVLVTKAASFRKGRGIQKMEPFLGTGLLTSEGEVWRRHRRLMQPAFHRSALESMAEDIVRATDPLLERLNEAARSGEPVSVASEMLHVTLRAVAAVLFGTALAEEDLRVVERELPPLLESTTNRVRSVVDWDLPTPARFREKAAERALDGIVNRIIRERRAAGGEGRDLLGMLLAARDEEGGGGLTDAELRDEVMTLFLAGHETTATLLTFLFLSLSRHPEARERAQAEVREVLGDRTPTAADTRHLPYLNACIQETLRLYPPAWLVPRQATQPVTVAGVPLAEGTNVSVNIFLLQRNARYWPQPDAFQPERWLRGERTPDAFMPFGAGARMCIGNHLALLEAALIAALVLREYTLDVPGGGPASLVAGVTLKPDGPVLAEVRALS; from the coding sequence ATGACCCAGAGTTCAGGTTGGCCGGACGGCCCACGCGGACACCCCCTGCTCGGCCACCTGTCCGAGCTGCGGCGGGATGCCCTCGGGTTCCTGCGGCACACCCGCGCCGCCTACGGGGACGTGTTCCCCATTCGCTTCGGCCCGCGCGAGGTGCTGGCCGTGGCGGAGCCCGGCGCTGCCCGCGAGGTGCTCGTGACCAAGGCCGCCAGCTTCCGCAAGGGGCGCGGCATCCAGAAGATGGAGCCGTTCCTGGGCACCGGCCTCCTCACCTCGGAGGGCGAGGTCTGGCGCAGGCACCGCCGCCTGATGCAGCCCGCCTTCCACCGGTCGGCCTTGGAGAGCATGGCGGAGGACATCGTGCGGGCGACCGATCCGCTGCTGGAGCGGCTGAACGAGGCGGCGCGGTCGGGGGAACCGGTCAGCGTCGCCTCCGAGATGCTGCACGTCACCCTGCGCGCAGTCGCGGCGGTCCTGTTCGGCACAGCGCTGGCCGAGGAGGACCTGCGGGTGGTTGAGCGCGAGTTGCCGCCCCTGTTGGAAAGCACGACGAACCGGGTGCGGTCGGTGGTGGACTGGGATCTGCCGACGCCCGCCCGCTTTCGGGAAAAGGCGGCCGAGCGGGCGCTCGACGGCATCGTAAACCGCATCATCCGTGAGCGCCGCGCGGCGGGCGGGGAGGGGCGGGACCTGCTGGGAATGCTGCTCGCCGCCCGCGACGAGGAGGGCGGGGGTGGCCTGACCGACGCCGAGCTGCGCGACGAGGTGATGACCCTCTTCCTTGCGGGGCACGAGACGACGGCCACGCTCCTCACCTTCCTGTTCCTCAGCCTTTCGCGTCACCCGGAGGCGCGGGAGCGGGCACAGGCGGAGGTGCGGGAGGTGCTGGGGGACCGTACGCCCACCGCCGCCGACACCCGCCATCTCCCCTACCTGAACGCCTGCATCCAGGAGACGCTGCGCCTGTACCCGCCCGCCTGGCTGGTGCCCCGGCAGGCAACCCAGCCCGTGACGGTCGCGGGCGTGCCCCTGGCCGAGGGGACGAACGTCAGCGTGAACATCTTCCTGCTGCAACGCAACGCCCGGTACTGGCCGCAGCCGGACGCCTTCCAGCCCGAGCGATGGCTCCGGGGCGAGCGCACGCCCGACGCCTTCATGCCCTTCGGGGCGGGGGCACGCATGTGCATCGGCAACCACCTCGCCCTGCTGGAGGCGGCCCTTATCGCCGCGCTGGTGCTGAGGGAGTACACGCTGGACGTGCCGGGCGGCGGTCCCGCCAG
- the hpf gene encoding ribosome hibernation-promoting factor, HPF/YfiA family encodes MHIYQLSGRNVDVTDAMRDYVEEKLTRLDRFSDQITDARVILTVRDVRDAGRRNRVEVQLNVPNGIIRAEEHHADMYAAIDRVSDVLERQLRKFKTRYLKHRQDAAPQPEVGLAEADVNAGVDDEVTEFRPEIVRQKRFSLRPMSPEDAVTQMEALGHDFYVFKNMDTNSCAVVYRRRDGNYGLIEPS; translated from the coding sequence GTGCATATTTATCAGCTGTCAGGCCGGAACGTGGACGTCACCGATGCGATGCGCGATTACGTGGAGGAGAAGCTCACGCGCCTGGACCGCTTCAGCGACCAGATTACCGACGCGCGCGTGATTCTGACCGTCCGGGACGTGCGCGACGCCGGGCGGCGCAACCGCGTCGAGGTCCAGCTCAATGTGCCCAACGGCATCATCCGGGCCGAGGAACACCACGCAGACATGTACGCGGCAATCGACCGCGTCTCCGACGTGCTGGAGCGCCAGCTTCGCAAGTTCAAGACCCGTTACCTCAAGCACCGCCAGGACGCCGCGCCCCAGCCCGAGGTGGGCCTGGCGGAGGCGGACGTGAATGCCGGGGTGGACGACGAGGTGACCGAGTTCCGCCCCGAAATCGTGCGCCAGAAGCGCTTCAGCCTGCGCCCCATGAGCCCCGAGGACGCCGTGACCCAGATGGAGGCCCTGGGCCACGACTTCTACGTCTTCAAGAACATGGACACGAACAGTTGCGCGGTGGTGTACCGCAGGCGCGACGGGAACTACGGCCTGATCGAGCCAAGCTGA
- a CDS encoding SDR family oxidoreductase: MQVSGNTILITGGGSGIGRALAEAFHGRGNQVVIAGRRQQVLDEVTAANPGMESAVLDIEDADAIRDFAEQLKLDHPALNVVIHNAGIMRAEAIQDSSLDDAEATVATNLLGPIRLTAALLPHLLAQPHAAIITVSSGLAFLPLAATPTYSATKAAVHSYTQSLRHQLRDTSVQVIELIPPYVQTELMGPGQASDPNAMPLRDFIDEVMAILDSSPDATEILVERVRPLRFAEAGGNYPAFFRQFNDASSTH, from the coding sequence ATGCAAGTGAGCGGCAATACCATCCTGATTACGGGCGGGGGTTCTGGGATTGGACGGGCGCTGGCCGAGGCGTTTCATGGCCGCGGTAATCAGGTCGTCATCGCGGGGCGCCGCCAGCAGGTGCTCGATGAAGTCACGGCGGCCAATCCCGGTATGGAATCGGCGGTCCTCGATATCGAAGACGCGGACGCGATACGCGATTTCGCGGAACAACTCAAGCTGGACCACCCGGCCCTGAACGTGGTCATCCACAACGCGGGCATCATGCGCGCCGAGGCCATTCAGGACAGCTCACTGGATGATGCCGAGGCGACAGTGGCGACGAATCTGCTGGGTCCCATTCGCCTGACCGCGGCGCTGCTGCCGCACCTTCTGGCCCAGCCGCACGCGGCGATCATCACTGTCTCGTCCGGGCTCGCGTTTCTGCCGCTGGCGGCGACCCCGACCTACAGCGCGACGAAAGCCGCCGTCCACTCCTACACGCAATCGCTGCGCCATCAGCTCAGGGACACGTCCGTCCAGGTGATCGAACTGATCCCGCCCTACGTGCAGACGGAATTGATGGGACCCGGGCAGGCAAGTGATCCTAACGCCATGCCCCTGAGGGATTTTATCGACGAGGTGATGGCAATCCTCGATTCCTCTCCCGACGCGACCGAGATTCTGGTGGAGCGGGTCAGGCCGCTGCGCTTTGCCGAAGCGGGGGGGAATTACCCGGCCTTTTTCCGGCAGTTCAACGACGCCAGCTCGACCCATTGA
- a CDS encoding winged helix-turn-helix transcriptional regulator — MYGIKEDHSTRPEQADPELDALVREIIGRVADKWTMLILETLEEHGRLRFTRLGELVGDISQKMLTKTVRQMEADGLVVRTVYPVIPPRVEYELTDMGRSLSAAFCGVWLWAEQHREAIMEARRASQGRDEAS, encoded by the coding sequence ATGTACGGCATAAAGGAGGACCACAGCACCCGGCCCGAGCAGGCCGATCCCGAGTTGGACGCCCTCGTCCGGGAGATCATCGGGAGGGTGGCCGATAAATGGACGATGCTCATTCTGGAGACCCTGGAGGAGCACGGACGCTTGCGCTTCACACGCCTGGGTGAGCTCGTGGGGGACATCAGCCAGAAGATGCTGACCAAGACCGTGCGCCAGATGGAGGCGGACGGGCTGGTGGTCCGCACCGTGTACCCGGTAATTCCGCCCCGGGTGGAGTACGAACTTACCGACATGGGCCGGAGCCTGAGCGCCGCCTTCTGTGGGGTCTGGCTGTGGGCCGAGCAGCACCGGGAGGCAATCATGGAGGCGCGGCGGGCTTCTCAGGGGCGCGACGAGGCGTCTTAA